The following proteins are encoded in a genomic region of Cricetulus griseus strain 17A/GY chromosome 7, alternate assembly CriGri-PICRH-1.0, whole genome shotgun sequence:
- the Hnrnph1 gene encoding heterogeneous nuclear ribonucleoprotein H isoform X18 — protein sequence MMLGAEGGEGFVVKVRGLPWSCSADEVQRFFSDCKIQNGAQGIRFIYTREGRPSGEAFVELESEDEVKLALKKDRETMGHRYVEVFKSNNVEMDWVLKHTGPNSPDTANDGFVRLRGLPFGCSKEEIVQFFSGLEIVPNGITLPVDFQGRSTGEAFVQFASQEIAEKALKKHKERIGHRYIEIFKSSRAEVRTHYDPPRKLMAMQRPGPYDRPGAGRGYNSIGRGAGFERMRRGAYGGGYGGYDDYNGYNDGYGFGSDRFGRDLNYCFSGMSDHRYGDGGSTFQSTTGHCVHMRGLPYRATENDIYNFFSPLNPVRVHIEIGPDGRVTGEADVEFATHEDAVAAMSKDKANMQHRYVELFLNSTAGASGGAYEHRYVELFLNSTAGASGGAYANQSSYGGPASQQLSGGYGGGYGGQSSMSGYDQVLQENSSDFQSNIA from the exons ATGATGCTGGGCGCAGAAGGTGGAGAGGGCTTCGTGGTGAAGGTCCGGGGCTTGCCCTGGTCCTGCTCCGCGGATGAAGTGCAGCGGTTTTTTTCTG actgCAAAATTCAAAATGGGGCCCAAGGTATTCGTTTCATCTACACCAGAGAAGGCAGACCGAGTGGCGAGGCTTTTGTTGAACTTGAATCAGAAGATGAAGTCAAATTGGCCttgaaaaaagacagagaaactaTGGGACACAGATATGTTGAAG TATTCAAGTCAAACAACGTTGAAATGGATTGGGTGTTGAAGCATACTGGTCCAAATAGTCCTGACACGGCCAATGATGGCTTTGTACGGCTTAGAGGACTCCCTTTTGGATGTAGCAAGGAAGAAATTGTTCAGTTTTTCTCAG GGTTGGAAATCGTGCCAAATGGGATAACATTGCCGGTGGACTTCCAGGGGAGGAGTACGGGGGAGGCCTTCGTGCAGTTTGCTTCACAGGAAATAGCTGAAAAGGCTCTAAAGAAACACAAGGAAAGAATAGGGCACAG gtatattgaaatatttaagaGCAGTCGAGCTGAAGTTAGAACTCATTATGATCCACCACGAAAACTTATGGCCATGCAGCGGCCAGGTCCCTATGACAGACCTGGGGCTGGCAGAGGGTATAACAGCATTGGCAGAGGAGCTGGTTTTGAGAGAATGAGGCGTGGTGCTTATGGTggag GCTATGGAGGCTATGATGATTACAATGGCTATAATGATGGCTATGGATTTGGCTCGGATAGATTTGGAAGAG ACCTCAATTATTGTTTTTCAGGAATGTCTGACCACAGATACGGGGATGGTGGATCTACTTTCCAGAGTACAACGGGACACTGTGTACACATGCGGGGATTACCATACAGAGCTACTGAGAATGACATTTATAAT tttttttcaccACTCAACCCTGTGAGAGTACATATTGAGATTGGACCCGATGGCAGAGTAACTGGTGAAGCAGATGTCGAGTTTGCAACCCATGAAGATGCTGTTGCAGCTATGTCAAAAGACAAAGCAAATATGC aaCACAGATATGTAGAACTCTTCTTGAATTCTACAGCAGGAGCAAGCGGTGGTGCTTACG AACACAGATATGTAGAACTCTTCTTGAATTCTACAGCAGGAGCAAGCGGTGGTGCTTATG CAAACCAGTCCAGTTACGGTGGCCCAGCCAGCCAGCAACTGAGTGGTGGTTATGGAGGTGGCTACGGTGGCCAGAGCAGCATGAGTGGATatg ACCAAGTTTTACAGGAAAACTCCAGTGATTTTCAATCAAACATTGCATAg
- the Hnrnph1 gene encoding heterogeneous nuclear ribonucleoprotein H isoform X15: MMLGAEGGEGFVVKVRGLPWSCSADEVQRFFSDCKIQNGAQGIRFIYTREGRPSGEAFVELESEDEVKLALKKDRETMGHRYVEVFKSNNVEMDWVLKHTGPNSPDTANDGFVRLRGLPFGCSKEEIVQFFSGLEIVPNGITLPVDFQGRSTGEAFVQFASQEIAEKALKKHKERIGHRYIEIFKSSRAEVRTHYDPPRKLMAMQRPGPYDRPGAGRGYNSIGRGAGFERMRRGAYGGGYGGYDDYNGYNDGYGFGSDRFGRDLNYCFSGMSDHRYGDGGSTFQSTTGHCVHMRGLPYRATENDIYNFFSPLNPVRVHIEIGPDGRVTGEADVEFATHEDAVAAMSKDKANMQHRYVELFLNSTAGASGGAYEHRYVELFLNSTAGASGGAYGSQMMGGMGLSNQSSYGGPASQQLSGGYGGGYGGQSSMSGYDQVLQENSSDFQSNIA; this comes from the exons ATGATGCTGGGCGCAGAAGGTGGAGAGGGCTTCGTGGTGAAGGTCCGGGGCTTGCCCTGGTCCTGCTCCGCGGATGAAGTGCAGCGGTTTTTTTCTG actgCAAAATTCAAAATGGGGCCCAAGGTATTCGTTTCATCTACACCAGAGAAGGCAGACCGAGTGGCGAGGCTTTTGTTGAACTTGAATCAGAAGATGAAGTCAAATTGGCCttgaaaaaagacagagaaactaTGGGACACAGATATGTTGAAG TATTCAAGTCAAACAACGTTGAAATGGATTGGGTGTTGAAGCATACTGGTCCAAATAGTCCTGACACGGCCAATGATGGCTTTGTACGGCTTAGAGGACTCCCTTTTGGATGTAGCAAGGAAGAAATTGTTCAGTTTTTCTCAG GGTTGGAAATCGTGCCAAATGGGATAACATTGCCGGTGGACTTCCAGGGGAGGAGTACGGGGGAGGCCTTCGTGCAGTTTGCTTCACAGGAAATAGCTGAAAAGGCTCTAAAGAAACACAAGGAAAGAATAGGGCACAG gtatattgaaatatttaagaGCAGTCGAGCTGAAGTTAGAACTCATTATGATCCACCACGAAAACTTATGGCCATGCAGCGGCCAGGTCCCTATGACAGACCTGGGGCTGGCAGAGGGTATAACAGCATTGGCAGAGGAGCTGGTTTTGAGAGAATGAGGCGTGGTGCTTATGGTggag GCTATGGAGGCTATGATGATTACAATGGCTATAATGATGGCTATGGATTTGGCTCGGATAGATTTGGAAGAG ACCTCAATTATTGTTTTTCAGGAATGTCTGACCACAGATACGGGGATGGTGGATCTACTTTCCAGAGTACAACGGGACACTGTGTACACATGCGGGGATTACCATACAGAGCTACTGAGAATGACATTTATAAT tttttttcaccACTCAACCCTGTGAGAGTACATATTGAGATTGGACCCGATGGCAGAGTAACTGGTGAAGCAGATGTCGAGTTTGCAACCCATGAAGATGCTGTTGCAGCTATGTCAAAAGACAAAGCAAATATGC aaCACAGATATGTAGAACTCTTCTTGAATTCTACAGCAGGAGCAAGCGGTGGTGCTTACG AACACAGATATGTAGAACTCTTCTTGAATTCTACAGCAGGAGCAAGCGGTGGTGCTTATGGTAGCCAAATGATGGGAGGCATGGGCTTGT CAAACCAGTCCAGTTACGGTGGCCCAGCCAGCCAGCAACTGAGTGGTGGTTATGGAGGTGGCTACGGTGGCCAGAGCAGCATGAGTGGATatg ACCAAGTTTTACAGGAAAACTCCAGTGATTTTCAATCAAACATTGCATAg
- the Hnrnph1 gene encoding heterogeneous nuclear ribonucleoprotein H isoform X21 — protein MAMQRPGPYDRPGAGRGYNSIGRGAGFERMRRGAYGGGYGGYDDYNGYNDGYGFGSDRFGRDLNYCFSGMSDHRYGDGGSTFQSTTGHCVHMRGLPYRATENDIYNFFSPLNPVRVHIEIGPDGRVTGEADVEFATHEDAVAAMSKDKANMQHRYVELFLNSTAGASGGAYEHRYVELFLNSTAGASGGAYGSQMMGGMGLSNQSSYGGPASQQLSGGYGGGYGGQSSMSGYGSQGAVNSSYYNSGSRASMGVNGMGGMSSMSSMSGGWGM, from the exons ATGGCCATGCAGCGGCCAGGTCCCTATGACAGACCTGGGGCTGGCAGAGGGTATAACAGCATTGGCAGAGGAGCTGGTTTTGAGAGAATGAGGCGTGGTGCTTATGGTggag GCTATGGAGGCTATGATGATTACAATGGCTATAATGATGGCTATGGATTTGGCTCGGATAGATTTGGAAGAG ACCTCAATTATTGTTTTTCAGGAATGTCTGACCACAGATACGGGGATGGTGGATCTACTTTCCAGAGTACAACGGGACACTGTGTACACATGCGGGGATTACCATACAGAGCTACTGAGAATGACATTTATAAT tttttttcaccACTCAACCCTGTGAGAGTACATATTGAGATTGGACCCGATGGCAGAGTAACTGGTGAAGCAGATGTCGAGTTTGCAACCCATGAAGATGCTGTTGCAGCTATGTCAAAAGACAAAGCAAATATGC aaCACAGATATGTAGAACTCTTCTTGAATTCTACAGCAGGAGCAAGCGGTGGTGCTTACG AACACAGATATGTAGAACTCTTCTTGAATTCTACAGCAGGAGCAAGCGGTGGTGCTTATGGTAGCCAAATGATGGGAGGCATGGGCTTGT CAAACCAGTCCAGTTACGGTGGCCCAGCCAGCCAGCAACTGAGTGGTGGTTATGGAGGTGGCTACGGTGGCCAGAGCAGCATGAGTGGATatg GTAGCCAAGGAGCAGTGAACAGCAGCTACTACAATAGCGGAAGCCGTGCATCTATGGGCGTGAATGGAATGGGAGGGATGTCTAGCATGTCCAGTATGAGTGGTGGATGGGGAATGTAA
- the Hnrnph1 gene encoding heterogeneous nuclear ribonucleoprotein H isoform X17 produces MMLGAEGGEGFVVKVRGLPWSCSADEVQRFFSDCKIQNGAQGIRFIYTREGRPSGEAFVELESEDEVKLALKKDRETMGHRYVEVFKSNNVEMDWVLKHTGPNSPDTANDGFVRLRGLPFGCSKEEIVQFFSGLEIVPNGITLPVDFQGRSTGEAFVQFASQEIAEKALKKHKERIGHRYIEIFKSSRAEVRTHYDPPRKLMAMQRPGPYDRPGAGRGYNSIGRGAGFERMRRGAYGGGYGGYDDYNGYNDGYGFGSDRFGRGMSDHRYGDGGSTFQSTTGHCVHMRGLPYRATENDIYNFFSPLNPVRVHIEIGPDGRVTGEADVEFATHEDAVAAMSKDKANMQHRYVELFLNSTAGASGGAYEHRYVELFLNSTAGASGGAYGSQMMGGMGLSNQSSYGGPASQQLSGGYGGGYGGQSSMSGYDQVLQENSSDFQSNIA; encoded by the exons ATGATGCTGGGCGCAGAAGGTGGAGAGGGCTTCGTGGTGAAGGTCCGGGGCTTGCCCTGGTCCTGCTCCGCGGATGAAGTGCAGCGGTTTTTTTCTG actgCAAAATTCAAAATGGGGCCCAAGGTATTCGTTTCATCTACACCAGAGAAGGCAGACCGAGTGGCGAGGCTTTTGTTGAACTTGAATCAGAAGATGAAGTCAAATTGGCCttgaaaaaagacagagaaactaTGGGACACAGATATGTTGAAG TATTCAAGTCAAACAACGTTGAAATGGATTGGGTGTTGAAGCATACTGGTCCAAATAGTCCTGACACGGCCAATGATGGCTTTGTACGGCTTAGAGGACTCCCTTTTGGATGTAGCAAGGAAGAAATTGTTCAGTTTTTCTCAG GGTTGGAAATCGTGCCAAATGGGATAACATTGCCGGTGGACTTCCAGGGGAGGAGTACGGGGGAGGCCTTCGTGCAGTTTGCTTCACAGGAAATAGCTGAAAAGGCTCTAAAGAAACACAAGGAAAGAATAGGGCACAG gtatattgaaatatttaagaGCAGTCGAGCTGAAGTTAGAACTCATTATGATCCACCACGAAAACTTATGGCCATGCAGCGGCCAGGTCCCTATGACAGACCTGGGGCTGGCAGAGGGTATAACAGCATTGGCAGAGGAGCTGGTTTTGAGAGAATGAGGCGTGGTGCTTATGGTggag GCTATGGAGGCTATGATGATTACAATGGCTATAATGATGGCTATGGATTTGGCTCGGATAGATTTGGAAGAG GAATGTCTGACCACAGATACGGGGATGGTGGATCTACTTTCCAGAGTACAACGGGACACTGTGTACACATGCGGGGATTACCATACAGAGCTACTGAGAATGACATTTATAAT tttttttcaccACTCAACCCTGTGAGAGTACATATTGAGATTGGACCCGATGGCAGAGTAACTGGTGAAGCAGATGTCGAGTTTGCAACCCATGAAGATGCTGTTGCAGCTATGTCAAAAGACAAAGCAAATATGC aaCACAGATATGTAGAACTCTTCTTGAATTCTACAGCAGGAGCAAGCGGTGGTGCTTACG AACACAGATATGTAGAACTCTTCTTGAATTCTACAGCAGGAGCAAGCGGTGGTGCTTATGGTAGCCAAATGATGGGAGGCATGGGCTTGT CAAACCAGTCCAGTTACGGTGGCCCAGCCAGCCAGCAACTGAGTGGTGGTTATGGAGGTGGCTACGGTGGCCAGAGCAGCATGAGTGGATatg ACCAAGTTTTACAGGAAAACTCCAGTGATTTTCAATCAAACATTGCATAg